One part of the Parabacteroides distasonis ATCC 8503 genome encodes these proteins:
- the folP gene encoding dihydropteroate synthase, whose translation MLDKMLNIRGTLTSLATPLVMGILNITPDSFYAGSRKQTETAIEDRIREILSEGGDWIDIGGYSSRPDAAEVTPEEEMRRLEFALHILNKHYPDIPVSVDTFRAGIARRCVEEYGVAVINDISGGELDADMFQTVADLKVPYIMMHMRGTPQTMQRHTDYPDMMEEIMLYFSRKVRQLRLLGVNDIILDPGFGFSKTLEQNYQLMSHLKEFSIFELPLLVGVSRKSMIYKLLGGTPADSLNGTTVLNTYALLNGANILRVHDVREAVEAIRVIGQMTNK comes from the coding sequence ATGTTAGATAAAATGCTCAATATTAGAGGGACACTTACTTCTTTAGCGACACCGTTGGTGATGGGAATCTTGAATATTACCCCTGATTCTTTTTATGCGGGCAGCCGCAAACAGACCGAGACCGCTATCGAGGACCGTATCCGGGAAATCTTATCGGAGGGAGGGGATTGGATCGATATCGGTGGTTATTCATCCCGTCCGGATGCCGCTGAGGTTACCCCGGAGGAAGAGATGCGCCGTTTGGAGTTTGCCTTACATATATTAAATAAGCATTACCCGGATATCCCGGTGTCCGTAGATACGTTTCGTGCGGGGATTGCCCGTCGTTGCGTAGAGGAATATGGAGTGGCTGTCATTAACGATATCTCCGGCGGTGAGTTGGATGCGGATATGTTCCAAACGGTAGCGGATTTGAAGGTGCCTTATATCATGATGCATATGCGTGGAACCCCTCAAACTATGCAGAGGCATACTGATTACCCGGATATGATGGAGGAGATCATGCTGTACTTTTCCCGGAAGGTACGCCAGCTTCGGCTTTTAGGGGTGAATGATATCATCCTCGATCCCGGCTTTGGCTTTAGTAAGACGTTGGAGCAGAATTACCAATTGATGAGCCATTTAAAGGAGTTCTCTATTTTTGAGTTGCCTTTATTAGTTGGAGTCTCCCGTAAAAGCATGATTTATAAATTACTGGGTGGAACCCCTGCGGATAGCTTGAACGGAACGACTGTATTGAATACGTACGCTCTCTTGAACGGCGCTAATATCCTTCGTGTACATGATGTGCGGGAAGCAGTGGAAGCCATTCGCGTCATAGGTCAAATGACCAACAAATAA
- the cdaA gene encoding diadenylate cyclase CdaA yields MWMHFGIKDLIDVLLVAFFLYQTYKLMKSSGTLAIFSGVVSFIVVWILISQVLEMRLMGAILDKFISVGFVVLVILFQDEIRRFLLALGSHRGWKFLGKLFSKRGGDPEKEGKFVAPVVLACMNMARKKTGALIVIQQDMDLTIYEHTGEMFNADVNARLIENIFFKNSPLHDGAMIIADNRIKAAGCILPVAQNATLPKDMGLRHRSGLGMSLETDALVIIVSEERGKISVAHKGKLSVNVTAEELQQILSGEREVTNYC; encoded by the coding sequence ATGTGGATGCATTTCGGTATAAAAGACTTGATTGACGTATTGCTGGTGGCTTTCTTCCTGTACCAGACCTATAAGTTGATGAAAAGCTCGGGCACATTGGCTATATTCAGTGGAGTCGTATCATTCATCGTCGTATGGATCTTGATCTCGCAGGTATTGGAGATGCGGTTGATGGGGGCCATCTTGGATAAGTTTATTAGCGTAGGTTTCGTGGTTTTGGTAATCCTCTTCCAAGACGAGATCCGCCGTTTCCTGTTGGCGTTAGGTTCGCACCGGGGCTGGAAATTCCTAGGGAAACTTTTTTCCAAGCGAGGAGGCGATCCGGAGAAAGAAGGGAAGTTTGTCGCCCCTGTTGTCTTGGCCTGTATGAATATGGCCCGGAAAAAGACGGGTGCCTTGATCGTGATCCAGCAAGATATGGACTTGACTATCTATGAGCATACGGGCGAGATGTTCAACGCCGATGTAAATGCCCGCTTGATCGAGAATATATTCTTTAAGAACAGCCCGTTGCATGATGGTGCCATGATCATAGCCGATAACCGGATCAAGGCGGCCGGTTGTATCTTGCCGGTCGCCCAGAACGCTACCCTTCCCAAGGATATGGGATTGCGCCATCGTTCCGGGTTGGGGATGTCATTGGAGACAGATGCGCTGGTTATTATTGTCTCGGAGGAGAGAGGAAAGATCTCCGTGGCCCATAAAGGTAAGTTAAGTGTGAATGTGACAGCGGAAGAACTGCAACAAATACTCTCCGGGGAGCGGGAAGTGACGAATTACTGTTAA